ATGGCTTTGGTGGCTAGCCCGCTGAACTGGTGGTGCTCCCGGCGGTCGTTATTCATCGGTGCTCAAGCCTAGTAGCAAGGCACTACCCCGGGCCGCCGCTGCACGGCCGGGATAGCGCCTTGCCGAGGTCGCTGCCAGTGTCAGACCGGCAGGCAGACCGTGGTCATGATCTTGTCGGCCAGCGTCTGTCGCTTTGCATCCCACAACGGGAACAGGAAGCCGACGTAACAGATGATCGCGTCGACAAAGTGTGCGAGTTGACGTACCAGCGACATCCCGAAGCCCAACGGCTGACCGGTGGTTTCGCTGACCACCTTGAACTTCAGCACCGACTTTCCGATGCTCGATCCGGTGGTGCCTTGGCGGTAGCCGTAATTCCACACCCAGTAGGCCAGTATTGCCAGCGATGCCAGCCCCTGCGCCAGCACACCGATGATCGAGTCCTGCGCATAGCAGTACTGGCTCACGTCGTACTGATTGACGCTGGTGACGCACGACGACTGCTGAGTGACCATTGCGATCACCCAACCGATGCCGTAGACGACGACAATCGGAGCGGTGTCGATGAGGAAGGCCAGTACGCGAGTGATCCACGGGGTGTAGGACTCCGTCGGCTGGGAGCGGATCGCCGGCCCCGGCGGTGGCGGCGCGTAGCCGGCGGCCGACGGA
The nucleotide sequence above comes from Mycobacterium pseudokansasii. Encoded proteins:
- a CDS encoding RDD family protein, with amino-acid sequence MTDQPPPGGSYPPPPPPPGSSGGFEPPSQPSQPSGAYPPSPAPGSYPPPPAPGSYPPPPAPGGSYPPPPPPPEGGYPPPPPPSAAGYAPPPPGPAIRSQPTESYTPWITRVLAFLIDTAPIVVVYGIGWVIAMVTQQSSCVTSVNQYDVSQYCYAQDSIIGVLAQGLASLAILAYWVWNYGYRQGTTGSSIGKSVLKFKVVSETTGQPLGFGMSLVRQLAHFVDAIICYVGFLFPLWDAKRQTLADKIMTTVCLPV